In a genomic window of Candidatus Hydrogenedentota bacterium:
- a CDS encoding PQQ-binding-like beta-propeller repeat protein, producing the protein MRDSRASRMLAAAAAVVTAIAAVIALQQWLAYSPAVDLSASLPGRDGRPEGASSAGFATDLSGTHQEFGGVPADLPGFWPRFRGPDFDNICKEEYALTDSFDDGGPKLLWSVELGEGHAAPAVLNGRVYLLDYDESARADAVRCFSLADGQEIWRHSYPVTIKRNHGFSRTVPAVTDDFIVTIGPRCHVVCLDAKSGAFRWGISMQDAYGTTEPLWYTGQCPLIDNGLAILAPAGPEVLIAALRCETGETVWQTPNPRGWNMSHSSIVPMTFEGTRMFVYCAIGGAVGIVADGPDAGRLLWELPWDANVVAPSPVPLDDGKVLFTAGYGNGSLMAQLRRQGDGFAAEVLYDRGPAEWLACEQQTPIYYDGLLHAIMPKDAGALRGQFVCYDPQGSLVWSSGQANRFGLGPYILADGKFYILSDDGVLTVIQQSREQYIPLGQARVLDGQDAWGPIAIAGTRMLLRDSTRMICIEAGAAHQEHVNQ; encoded by the coding sequence ATCGCGCTCCAGCAGTGGCTTGCCTACAGTCCCGCTGTCGACCTTTCGGCAAGCCTTCCGGGCCGCGATGGACGCCCGGAGGGCGCGTCTTCCGCCGGCTTCGCCACGGACCTCTCGGGCACTCATCAGGAATTCGGAGGCGTTCCCGCGGACCTGCCGGGTTTCTGGCCCCGGTTCCGCGGCCCCGATTTCGACAATATATGCAAGGAAGAATACGCGCTCACGGATTCGTTTGATGACGGGGGCCCGAAGCTCTTGTGGTCCGTTGAATTGGGAGAAGGGCACGCCGCCCCCGCAGTTCTCAACGGGCGGGTCTATCTGTTGGACTACGACGAGTCTGCCCGCGCCGACGCGGTTCGGTGCTTCTCCCTCGCTGACGGTCAGGAGATCTGGCGGCACTCGTATCCGGTAACCATTAAGCGCAACCACGGCTTCTCGCGCACGGTCCCCGCGGTGACAGACGATTTCATCGTCACAATTGGTCCCCGGTGCCATGTTGTATGTCTCGATGCAAAGAGCGGCGCTTTTCGGTGGGGCATCTCGATGCAGGACGCGTACGGCACGACCGAGCCGCTCTGGTATACGGGACAGTGCCCGCTGATCGACAACGGGCTGGCCATTCTGGCCCCGGCAGGCCCTGAGGTCCTGATTGCCGCCCTGCGTTGCGAAACCGGCGAAACCGTGTGGCAAACGCCGAACCCCAGGGGCTGGAACATGTCCCATTCGTCGATTGTGCCCATGACGTTCGAGGGAACGCGGATGTTCGTGTATTGCGCGATCGGGGGCGCCGTCGGGATTGTCGCGGACGGCCCGGACGCCGGCCGGCTCCTTTGGGAGCTCCCGTGGGATGCGAATGTCGTAGCCCCTTCGCCGGTGCCGCTCGACGATGGGAAGGTGTTATTCACGGCGGGGTACGGCAACGGCAGCCTGATGGCGCAATTGCGCAGACAAGGCGATGGATTCGCCGCGGAAGTGCTCTATGACCGCGGCCCCGCGGAATGGCTCGCCTGCGAACAGCAGACGCCGATCTATTATGACGGCCTGCTTCATGCTATCATGCCGAAAGATGCAGGCGCCTTGCGCGGTCAGTTCGTCTGCTACGACCCACAAGGGTCTCTTGTATGGTCCAGCGGCCAGGCAAACCGGTTTGGTTTAGGCCCCTATATTCTGGCTGACGGCAAGTTCTATATCTTGAGCGACGACGGCGTCCTGACCGTCATCCAGCAAAGCCGCGAGCAGTACATTCCCCTGGGCCAGGCGCGCGTACTGGATGGACAGGATGCGTGGGGGCCCATCGCCATCGCAGGCACCCGGATGCTGTTGCGGGATTCCACGCGGATGATTTGTATCGAAGCAGGTGCGGCACACCAGGAGCATGTAAACCAGTGA
- a CDS encoding ferredoxin produces MSGNRQLRRRDFIRVAAAAGAGGIIWKAAAPAPGDTVWQLDPQKCVQCGRCATECVLSPSAVKCVHSYRICGYCDLCGGYLQATARKRDTGAENELCPVSAIKRTFIEDPFFQYTIDEALCVGCGKCVKGCALFGNGSLYLQVKQELCVHCNECAIARSCPAGAYRRIPAEEGYLLKTRPEGGSVQE; encoded by the coding sequence ATGAGCGGGAACAGGCAACTCCGCCGCCGCGACTTCATCCGTGTCGCGGCCGCCGCGGGCGCGGGGGGAATCATCTGGAAAGCCGCCGCCCCGGCGCCGGGCGACACGGTGTGGCAGCTCGATCCGCAGAAATGCGTGCAATGCGGACGATGCGCCACCGAGTGTGTGCTCAGCCCCTCCGCGGTGAAATGCGTGCATTCATACCGGATATGCGGCTACTGCGACCTGTGCGGGGGCTACCTTCAAGCCACTGCCAGGAAACGCGATACCGGCGCCGAGAATGAACTGTGCCCGGTGTCGGCGATCAAGCGCACATTCATCGAGGACCCCTTCTTCCAGTACACGATTGACGAAGCCCTCTGCGTCGGGTGCGGCAAGTGCGTGAAAGGGTGCGCGCTCTTTGGCAACGGTTCGCTATACCTGCAGGTCAAGCAGGAGCTCTGCGTCCACTGCAACGAATGCGCCATCGCGCGGTCATGTCCGGCTGGGGCATACCGCCGCATCCCTGCGGAAGAGGGGTACTTGTTGAAAACGAGGCCGGAAGGGGGCTCGGTGCAGGAATGA
- a CDS encoding 4Fe-4S binding protein, which yields MNTLRTRAHILIALLLLGGGAWAEFRFPMPEFESGYEYPEMHTPPAGRTNDLWDAAILAAALGLASWLVLKRRSRPAVLGLTLCSLAYFGFWREGCVCPVGSIQNVAEGMLGLGAVHMAVAAFFLLPLVFALFFGRVFCAAVCPLGAIQEVAAVRPATLPRAVDRVLGIIPYLYLGITILAVATGSGYLICLYDPFVGFFRFGASLNMFLAGGILLLVGLFIGRPYCRFLCPYGVLLGWMSRFSKWHASITPRECIQCRLCEDACPYGAINFPAPEKTPVTRREGGRRLGVMLALAPIIVGFGAVTGYASHAMLARLHPTVRLAERIAGEEMGYYDNMTIESEAFRASVKTNAELYAEARAVRADFKWKSVLLGAFLGVVIAGKLVGLSIARRREDYETDRQACVSCARCFPYCPVEKDDVAVAEQKT from the coding sequence ATGAACACTTTGAGGACCCGTGCGCACATACTGATCGCCCTGCTTCTTCTTGGCGGCGGCGCATGGGCGGAGTTCCGTTTTCCGATGCCCGAGTTCGAGTCCGGGTACGAATACCCCGAGATGCACACGCCGCCGGCGGGCCGCACCAACGATCTTTGGGACGCCGCCATTCTGGCCGCCGCGCTCGGGTTGGCGTCGTGGCTGGTGTTGAAGCGCCGGTCGCGGCCGGCGGTTCTTGGTTTGACCCTCTGCTCGCTGGCGTATTTCGGATTCTGGCGCGAGGGCTGCGTTTGTCCGGTTGGCTCCATACAGAACGTTGCGGAAGGCATGCTCGGCCTGGGCGCCGTGCACATGGCGGTGGCGGCGTTCTTCCTGCTTCCGTTGGTTTTCGCGTTGTTCTTCGGGCGGGTATTCTGCGCGGCGGTATGTCCTCTCGGGGCAATCCAGGAGGTGGCCGCGGTTCGCCCGGCAACACTTCCCCGGGCGGTCGACCGGGTGCTGGGCATCATTCCCTATCTCTATCTCGGGATCACCATACTGGCGGTCGCCACCGGTTCCGGGTACCTGATATGCCTGTACGACCCCTTCGTCGGTTTCTTCCGGTTTGGGGCGAGTCTCAACATGTTCCTGGCGGGGGGCATTCTGTTGCTGGTGGGGTTGTTCATCGGGCGTCCGTACTGCCGGTTTCTGTGTCCTTACGGCGTGCTTCTGGGATGGATGAGCCGTTTTTCAAAATGGCACGCGAGTATTACCCCGCGGGAATGCATACAATGCCGCCTCTGCGAAGACGCCTGTCCCTACGGCGCTATCAACTTCCCCGCCCCGGAGAAAACTCCGGTCACGAGAAGAGAAGGCGGGCGCAGGCTTGGCGTGATGCTTGCCCTGGCGCCGATCATCGTTGGGTTCGGCGCGGTAACGGGGTACGCGTCTCATGCGATGCTGGCACGGCTTCACCCCACCGTGCGGCTCGCCGAACGCATCGCGGGCGAAGAAATGGGCTATTACGATAATATGACCATCGAGAGCGAAGCTTTCCGCGCAAGTGTGAAGACCAATGCCGAATTGTATGCCGAAGCGCGTGCGGTACGGGCGGATTTCAAGTGGAAGTCAGTCCTGCTGGGCGCGTTTCTGGGAGTTGTGATTGCCGGAAAACTGGTTGGCTTGTCTATCGCGCGCAGACGGGAAGACTACGAAACCGACCGGCAGGCGTGCGTCAGTTGCGCCCGGTGCTTCCCCTACTGCCCGGTTGAGAAGGATGATGTCGCAGTTGCAGAACAGAAAACCTGA
- a CDS encoding PQQ-binding-like beta-propeller repeat protein, with protein sequence MQNRKPEFVPDKAKWRIAATVAAVAGIFTLVLAALLIINYVQIQATKPLDNPELLKLREQLAASSEQDDALVNQIRALDLLVRKAFFTSQAQLRIGGRLLLAGAIVFLAAFRLAARWNPKTPVPGGAPDSAGYWRVLAQSKELITGVAVILILVTLAAAYMTPTDIPAPGAEMAAAAEPAENGTPPGTVAKEFPTWEEMLTQWPSFRGPGGFGVAHFTTAPTQWDIQTGDGIRWNVETPRVDFNSPVVWGNRLFLSGATEDVREVYCYDTETGELVWRQALPTFPGTPETPPKISEDTGYAAPTVAVDGARVFAIFATADIACYDFEGNLVWGRNLGVPENHYGHASSLLAFEDKVYVQLDDSKQPRIMALEAATGNEVWVTARKKISWASPACPPTPFGFQLILASELDVDGYEPRTGKLLWTQEGLDGEVAPSPTISGDVVFVANEYAVATAVRLSGSNEAPQSEIIWQWEDALPEVSSPTNSDDYFYIATSLGEIACLDKQTGEEVWLHEFEQGFYSSPIRVGDRIYAADLQGTMNIFGTGKEFELIGAPGMGEPVYATPAYLDGRMYVRTERRLICIETHDGN encoded by the coding sequence TTGCAGAACAGAAAACCTGAGTTTGTGCCGGACAAGGCGAAGTGGCGTATCGCGGCCACGGTCGCGGCTGTCGCGGGGATATTCACGCTCGTGCTGGCAGCGTTGCTGATCATCAACTACGTGCAGATTCAGGCAACCAAGCCTCTGGACAACCCCGAGCTCTTGAAATTGCGCGAACAGCTGGCCGCGTCCTCCGAACAAGACGATGCGCTTGTCAACCAGATTCGGGCGCTGGACCTGCTCGTGCGCAAAGCGTTCTTCACGAGCCAGGCGCAATTGCGAATCGGCGGCCGGCTGCTGTTGGCGGGGGCGATCGTGTTTCTTGCCGCTTTTCGCCTCGCGGCGCGCTGGAATCCCAAGACGCCGGTACCGGGAGGCGCCCCCGACAGCGCCGGGTACTGGCGCGTCCTCGCGCAGTCCAAGGAACTCATCACGGGCGTAGCCGTCATCCTCATACTGGTAACGCTGGCCGCTGCCTACATGACCCCCACCGATATCCCCGCCCCGGGTGCGGAAATGGCGGCCGCCGCCGAACCGGCGGAGAACGGTACGCCGCCTGGCACGGTTGCCAAAGAGTTCCCAACGTGGGAAGAGATGCTCACACAATGGCCGTCATTCCGGGGACCCGGAGGTTTCGGCGTCGCTCATTTCACGACCGCGCCCACCCAGTGGGATATTCAGACAGGCGACGGTATCCGTTGGAACGTTGAAACGCCGCGGGTAGACTTCAATTCGCCGGTGGTGTGGGGCAACCGGCTCTTCCTCAGCGGCGCGACGGAAGACGTGCGCGAGGTCTACTGCTACGACACCGAGACCGGCGAATTGGTCTGGCGGCAAGCCCTGCCGACATTTCCCGGCACGCCTGAGACTCCGCCGAAGATCTCGGAAGACACCGGCTATGCGGCGCCCACCGTGGCCGTGGATGGCGCGCGCGTATTTGCCATCTTCGCCACGGCTGACATCGCGTGTTACGATTTCGAGGGCAACCTGGTCTGGGGGCGCAACCTCGGTGTGCCCGAGAACCACTACGGGCACGCGTCATCGTTGCTCGCGTTCGAAGACAAGGTCTATGTTCAGCTCGACGACAGCAAACAGCCCCGAATCATGGCCCTCGAGGCGGCGACCGGCAACGAAGTCTGGGTGACCGCCCGAAAGAAGATCTCGTGGGCATCCCCCGCGTGCCCGCCGACGCCTTTCGGATTTCAACTTATCCTCGCGTCCGAGCTGGACGTGGATGGGTATGAGCCGCGGACGGGCAAGTTGTTGTGGACACAGGAGGGGCTCGACGGCGAGGTCGCGCCTTCCCCAACCATTTCCGGGGACGTGGTGTTCGTGGCCAACGAATACGCCGTCGCGACGGCGGTCCGTCTCTCGGGGTCGAACGAGGCCCCGCAATCCGAGATCATCTGGCAATGGGAGGACGCCTTGCCCGAAGTGTCGAGTCCGACGAACAGCGACGACTATTTCTATATCGCGACGTCGCTGGGCGAAATCGCCTGCCTGGACAAACAGACCGGCGAAGAGGTGTGGCTACACGAATTTGAACAGGGATTCTACTCGTCTCCGATTCGCGTCGGTGACCGCATCTACGCGGCCGACCTGCAGGGGACCATGAACATCTTCGGGACAGGCAAGGAATTCGAGCTGATAGGCGCGCCGGGGATGGGCGAGCCCGTGTACGCCACCCCGGCATACCTCGATGGACGCATGTACGTGCGCACCGAGCGCCGCCTCATCTGCATTGAGACCCATGACGGAAATTAG